One window from the genome of Amycolatopsis sp. NBC_01480 encodes:
- a CDS encoding (2Fe-2S)-binding protein, with product MRITVTVDGTEYTDDVEPRTLLVHHLRERVGKVGTVVGCDTSNCGACTVHLDGQSVKSCSVLAVQADGHEVTTVEGLARDGQLHPVQQAFHDNHALQCGFCTPGMIMQSIDLLADNPDPDEKAVREGLEGNLCRCTGYQNIVRAVQDAARQMSPGAGPEAERIKHVGVGGE from the coding sequence ATGCGCATCACCGTCACCGTCGACGGCACCGAATACACCGATGACGTGGAGCCGCGCACCCTGCTGGTGCACCACCTGCGGGAGCGGGTCGGGAAAGTGGGCACCGTCGTCGGCTGCGACACCAGCAACTGCGGGGCCTGCACCGTCCACCTCGACGGGCAGAGCGTGAAGTCCTGCTCCGTGCTCGCCGTCCAGGCGGACGGGCACGAGGTCACCACCGTCGAAGGGCTGGCCCGCGACGGGCAGCTCCACCCGGTGCAGCAGGCGTTCCACGACAACCACGCGCTGCAGTGCGGATTCTGCACCCCCGGCATGATCATGCAGTCGATCGACCTGCTCGCCGACAATCCCGATCCGGACGAGAAAGCCGTGCGCGAAGGACTCGAGGGCAACCTCTGCCGCTGCACCGGCTACCAGAACATCGTGCGCGCCGTGCAAGACGCCGCGCGGCAGATGAGCCCCGGCGCCGGGCCCGAGGCCGAGCGCATCAAGCACGTCGGCGTGGGTGGTGAATGA
- a CDS encoding NAD(P)-binding domain-containing protein has product MSADHEPDVVVIGAGQAGLSAAYHLRRAGFADDVSRGRTPEPRRGTSPPGPPKATYVVLDHGKRPGGAWQYRWPSLVLGKVHGIYDLPGMAFGTPDITRPASEVVSEYFGRFEKAFSLPVRRPVDVTAVRREGDRLLVESPAETWAARAVISATGTWDRPFWPHYPGQETFAGRQLHTAGYTGAEQFRGSRVVVVGGGTSAVQLLMEIGPVARSTTWVTRRPPVWREEPFSEDWGRDAVAKVERRVREGLPPESVVSVTDLAVTPEVRAARAAGFLDRRPMFERLVPEGVVWADGTFEPADMILWATGFRAALDHLAPLHLRTPGGGIRMDGTRVVDEPRLHLVGYGPSASTVGANRAGRAAVHEVRRLLGR; this is encoded by the coding sequence ATGAGTGCCGATCACGAGCCGGACGTGGTGGTCATCGGGGCCGGGCAGGCCGGTCTTTCGGCCGCCTACCACCTGCGTCGCGCGGGGTTCGCCGACGATGTCTCCCGGGGTCGAACCCCGGAACCCCGCCGGGGGACAAGCCCCCCTGGACCCCCCAAGGCGACGTATGTCGTGCTGGACCACGGAAAACGCCCCGGCGGAGCGTGGCAGTACCGCTGGCCTTCGCTGGTGCTGGGCAAGGTGCACGGCATCTACGACCTGCCCGGCATGGCCTTCGGCACGCCGGACATCACGCGGCCGGCGAGCGAAGTCGTCTCCGAGTACTTCGGCCGGTTCGAGAAGGCGTTCTCGCTGCCCGTGCGACGGCCCGTCGACGTCACGGCGGTTCGCCGCGAGGGCGACCGGCTGCTCGTCGAGAGCCCGGCCGAGACCTGGGCCGCGCGGGCCGTGATCAGCGCGACGGGCACCTGGGACCGGCCGTTCTGGCCGCACTACCCGGGCCAGGAGACGTTCGCCGGACGGCAGTTGCACACCGCCGGTTACACCGGCGCGGAGCAGTTCCGGGGGAGCCGCGTGGTGGTCGTCGGCGGTGGCACGTCGGCGGTGCAGCTGCTGATGGAGATCGGCCCGGTCGCCCGGTCGACGACGTGGGTCACGCGCCGTCCGCCGGTGTGGCGCGAGGAGCCGTTCAGCGAGGACTGGGGCCGCGACGCCGTTGCGAAGGTCGAACGGCGCGTGCGCGAGGGCCTGCCGCCGGAGAGCGTGGTCAGCGTGACAGACCTCGCCGTGACGCCGGAGGTGCGCGCCGCCCGCGCGGCCGGTTTCCTTGACCGCAGGCCGATGTTCGAGCGGCTGGTGCCCGAAGGCGTCGTCTGGGCGGACGGCACGTTCGAGCCCGCCGACATGATCCTCTGGGCGACCGGCTTCCGCGCCGCCCTCGACCACCTCGCGCCGCTGCACCTGCGCACGCCGGGCGGCGGCATCCGGATGGACGGCACCCGCGTGGTCGACGAGCCGCGCCTGCACCTGGTCGGCTACGGCCCGTCGGCCAGCACCGTCGGCGCCAACCGGGCGGGCCGCGCCGCCGTGCACGAGGTGCGGCGGCTGCTCGGGCGCTAG
- a CDS encoding FAD binding domain-containing protein — MIPAPFDYVAPSTVDEAVRALAAAGEDAKVLAGGQSLLPVLRMRLAAPTTLVDLGKVAELRGIREDGDALVIGAMTTHYDVQRDALVAEHAALIKAATDTVADPQVRHRGTFGGAIAHADPAGDLLAPVLALDCELVLAGPSGRRTVGAAEFFQDYFTTALAPDELLVAVRVPKHTGWRAHYEKFNRVAQAWSMVAVAATVRTEGGVIEEARVALTNMGATPVRATGVERALVGAAATAETIRAAAAHAADGTDPAADGNSDVEYRQHLARVLTGRALTAAVGG; from the coding sequence GTGATCCCCGCCCCGTTCGATTACGTTGCTCCGTCCACAGTGGACGAGGCGGTGCGGGCGCTCGCGGCAGCGGGCGAGGACGCCAAGGTGCTGGCCGGCGGGCAGAGCCTGCTGCCGGTGCTGCGGATGCGCCTGGCCGCGCCGACCACGCTCGTCGACCTCGGGAAGGTGGCGGAGCTGCGCGGCATCCGCGAGGACGGCGACGCGCTGGTGATCGGCGCGATGACCACGCACTACGACGTGCAGCGTGACGCGCTGGTCGCCGAGCACGCCGCGCTGATCAAAGCCGCCACCGACACCGTCGCCGACCCGCAGGTGCGCCACCGCGGCACCTTCGGCGGCGCCATCGCGCACGCCGACCCGGCGGGGGACCTGCTCGCCCCGGTGCTCGCGCTGGACTGCGAGCTGGTGCTCGCCGGCCCGTCCGGGCGGCGGACCGTCGGCGCGGCGGAGTTCTTCCAGGACTACTTCACCACCGCGCTGGCGCCGGACGAGCTGCTCGTGGCGGTCCGCGTGCCGAAGCACACCGGCTGGCGGGCGCACTACGAGAAGTTCAACCGGGTGGCGCAGGCATGGTCGATGGTCGCGGTCGCGGCCACCGTGCGGACCGAGGGCGGCGTGATCGAAGAGGCCCGTGTCGCGCTGACGAACATGGGTGCGACCCCGGTGCGCGCGACCGGCGTCGAGCGGGCGTTGGTCGGCGCTGCGGCTACTGCCGAAACCATCCGGGCCGCGGCGGCCCATGCCGCCGACGGCACTGATCCGGCTGCCGACGGCAACTCCGACGTCGAGTACCGGCAGCACCTCGCGCGGGTGCTGACCGGACGGGCGCTGACGGCCGCGGTGGGTGGTTGA
- a CDS encoding SRPBCC family protein translates to MRLDHEFTVPASIGEVWQAVIDPERVAPCLPGAALTKVEGDSFTGTVKVKLGPISLLYKGSGEFLEKDEAARKVVIKASGKDARGGGTAAATVTLTLTETEGGTHGAVASDLAVTGRPAQFGRGLISEVSGKILDTFAGNLARSLDTAEAPADAAEEAAGDALERAAAEVAEQAAREQQEPPANPPAGPKSHLRSVPAGGATGEAEAIDLMEYAGQSVAKRIIPVAVAAAVLIGVIALIRVLRRR, encoded by the coding sequence GTGCGGCTCGACCACGAATTCACCGTCCCGGCCTCGATCGGTGAGGTCTGGCAGGCGGTCATCGACCCGGAGCGCGTCGCGCCGTGTCTGCCGGGGGCGGCCTTGACCAAGGTCGAGGGGGACTCGTTCACCGGCACGGTGAAGGTCAAGCTGGGGCCGATCTCCTTGCTGTACAAGGGAAGTGGCGAGTTCCTGGAGAAGGACGAGGCGGCCCGAAAGGTGGTCATCAAGGCGTCCGGCAAGGACGCCCGCGGCGGCGGCACCGCGGCCGCGACGGTGACGCTGACCTTGACCGAGACCGAAGGCGGCACGCACGGCGCCGTCGCCAGCGACCTGGCCGTCACGGGCCGCCCGGCCCAGTTCGGGCGCGGCCTGATCTCCGAGGTGAGCGGCAAGATCCTGGACACCTTCGCCGGGAACCTGGCGAGGTCGCTGGACACTGCCGAAGCCCCGGCGGACGCGGCGGAGGAGGCGGCCGGTGACGCCCTCGAGCGCGCGGCCGCGGAGGTCGCGGAGCAGGCCGCCCGGGAACAGCAGGAACCGCCCGCGAACCCACCGGCGGGGCCCAAGTCCCACCTCCGCAGCGTCCCGGCCGGCGGCGCGACCGGTGAGGCGGAAGCCATCGACCTGATGGAGTACGCGGGCCAGTCGGTGGCCAAGCGCATCATTCCGGTCGCCGTCGCGGCGGCGGTCCTGATCGGCGTCATCGCGCTCATCCGAGTCCTGCGCCGCCGCTGA
- a CDS encoding AAA family ATPase, with protein MTESPEDLAVALDAVGYLADEGLATAGFLAMRLHRPLFCEGEPGTGKTSLALALASALDLPLVRLQCHEGIDAAQALYEWDFPRQLLHLRALEAAEGGRLDAETAERSLYTERFLLARPLLRALTTAPCVLLIDEIDRADDEFEAFLLELLDEYTVTIPEYGEIRAETPPLVVLTSNRTREVHDALKRRCLYHWLEHPDLPREVQILRRRIPGVSEAMAEQVAEAVHRLRAMELLKPPGTAESLDWARALLALGRDELDAAAAARTLGAVLKYSEDLDRVRAKLDALFA; from the coding sequence GTGACGGAGTCTCCGGAAGACCTCGCGGTGGCGCTCGACGCCGTCGGTTACCTTGCCGACGAGGGGCTGGCGACGGCTGGGTTCCTGGCTATGCGGCTGCACCGGCCGTTGTTCTGCGAGGGCGAGCCGGGCACGGGCAAGACGTCGCTGGCGTTGGCGTTGGCGAGTGCGCTCGACCTGCCGCTGGTGCGTTTGCAGTGCCACGAGGGCATCGACGCCGCACAGGCGTTGTACGAGTGGGACTTTCCGCGTCAGCTGCTGCACCTGCGCGCGCTGGAAGCGGCCGAAGGGGGACGGCTTGATGCCGAGACGGCCGAGCGCTCGCTTTACACCGAGCGGTTCCTGCTGGCCCGGCCGCTGCTGCGCGCACTGACCACCGCGCCTTGCGTCCTGCTCATCGACGAGATCGACCGCGCCGACGACGAGTTCGAGGCGTTCCTCCTTGAGCTCCTCGACGAGTACACCGTCACGATCCCGGAGTACGGCGAGATCCGCGCCGAGACGCCGCCGCTGGTCGTCCTCACCTCCAACCGCACCCGCGAGGTGCACGACGCCCTCAAACGACGCTGCCTCTACCACTGGCTGGAACACCCGGACCTGCCCCGGGAAGTGCAGATCCTCCGCCGCCGGATCCCCGGGGTCAGCGAGGCCATGGCCGAGCAGGTCGCCGAAGCGGTGCACCGGCTTCGCGCGATGGAATTGCTGAAACCACCCGGAACGGCGGAATCGCTCGACTGGGCGCGGGCTCTGCTTGCCTTGGGACGCGACGAATTGGACGCGGCGGCGGCGGCGCGCACACTCGGCGCGGTGCTGAAGTACAGCGAAGACCTCGACCGGGTCCGCGCTAAATTGGACGCCTTGTTCGCCTGA
- a CDS encoding vWA domain-containing protein — translation MDTETVGPLAGYAGFAAALREAGVACDARRVQAYLAAVAEVDIAAPTQLYWAGRLTLCSDPDDLPLYEEAFARWFEVEPAPRGRTANQAERRARIAPLIASSGGESDGGESSDSLRVAASDHEILRHRDLAELTTAEREHLRELLATLHPVLPQRKSSRRAPAHHGRLDPSRTLRAMLADGGEPVRLIRSRGGTRARRVVLLIDVSGSMSPYADALLRFAHVLTRANPAGVEVFTLGTRMTRVSRQLRQRDPELAMLAAGTAVPDFAGGTRLGETLRVFLDRWGQRGFARRAVVTVFSDGWERGDPSLLGDQLARLRRLAHAVFWVNPHAGREGYAPVQSGIVAALPHIDRLLAGHSLATLERLLGEIADA, via the coding sequence ATGGACACCGAAACCGTCGGCCCGCTGGCGGGGTACGCCGGGTTCGCGGCGGCCTTGCGCGAAGCCGGGGTGGCCTGCGACGCGCGACGGGTGCAGGCGTACCTCGCGGCCGTCGCCGAGGTGGACATCGCCGCGCCGACCCAGCTGTACTGGGCCGGGCGGCTGACGTTGTGCTCCGATCCCGACGATCTGCCGCTCTACGAGGAAGCCTTCGCCCGCTGGTTCGAGGTGGAGCCGGCTCCACGGGGCCGCACGGCGAACCAGGCGGAGCGACGCGCGCGCATCGCGCCCCTCATCGCGTCCAGCGGCGGTGAAAGCGACGGCGGCGAGAGTTCCGACAGCCTGCGCGTCGCCGCCAGTGACCACGAAATCCTGCGCCACCGCGACCTCGCCGAGCTGACCACGGCCGAGCGCGAGCACCTGCGGGAACTGCTCGCCACGCTGCATCCCGTGCTGCCGCAACGGAAGTCGTCCCGGCGCGCGCCGGCGCACCACGGGCGGCTCGATCCGTCACGCACCTTGCGCGCGATGCTGGCCGACGGCGGTGAGCCCGTCCGGCTCATTCGCAGCCGCGGGGGAACACGGGCGCGCCGGGTGGTGTTACTCATCGACGTGTCCGGTTCGATGAGCCCCTACGCCGACGCGCTGCTGCGGTTCGCCCACGTGCTCACGCGCGCGAACCCGGCCGGCGTCGAGGTGTTCACGCTGGGCACGCGCATGACGCGGGTGTCCCGGCAACTGCGTCAGCGCGACCCGGAACTCGCGATGCTCGCGGCGGGCACGGCGGTGCCGGACTTCGCCGGCGGGACCCGGCTCGGCGAGACGCTGCGCGTGTTCCTCGACCGCTGGGGCCAGCGCGGATTCGCCCGCCGTGCCGTGGTCACGGTGTTCTCCGACGGGTGGGAGCGCGGCGACCCGAGCCTGCTCGGCGACCAGCTCGCGCGCCTGCGCCGGCTCGCGCACGCCGTATTCTGGGTGAATCCGCACGCGGGACGGGAGGGGTACGCTCCGGTCCAGTCCGGCATTGTGGCCGCCCTGCCCCACATCGACCGGCTGCTGGCCGGGCACAGCCTGGCGACGTTGGAACGACTGCTCGGGGAGATAGCCGATGCGTGA
- a CDS encoding xanthine dehydrogenase family protein molybdopterin-binding subunit, translated as MTATIEPEIGKSRRRKEDERLITGRTRWTDNIVLPGLLHLAVLRSPLAHAKIVSIDTSAARGEPGVIAVYTGRDLDPESAIGMPCAWPITPDMKAPRRPVLAADQVNFAGEGVAVVVARTAAEAHDALEKIDVEYDELPVILDMEAALAEGSPLVHEELGTNKNALWVFDSAEAGTGGSVDEALSSSEIVLKRRFRQQRLVPAFMEPRACVVDPTGAQITMWAATQVPHILRVMSALTLGIPEHKLRVIAPDVGGGFGGKIGVLPEEMMTLIIAQKLGKPVKWNESRSETMVAAHHGRDQIQDITIAANADGTVTGLKVELMAGLGAYNGLVGPGVPILGAFMFNAIYKIPAYHFACTNVFTTTTLTDAYRGAGRPEATFAIERIMDELADELGLDPLELREKNWIKHEEFPFTTVAGLTYDSGNYEAATEKAKELFGYDSLRREQASRREANDPVQLGIGISTFTEMCGLAPSRVLGSLDYAAGGWEYASMRVLPTGKIEVTTGASAHGQGHETAWSQIVADQLGVPFEDVEILHGDTQSSHKGMDTYGSRSLVVGGIAVVKAAEKVIAKAKPIAAHLLECSEDDLEFAGGKFTVKGTDSSTTIQDVAFTVFAAHNLPDGIEPSLDSDATFDPENFSYPHGTHLCAAEVDTETGRIKLRSYVCVDDVGVVVNPLIVEGQVHGGLAQGIAQALFEEAVHDESGTLTTGTFADYLLPSAADLPSFTTARTETPSTTNPLGAKGVGEAGTIASTPAVVNAVIDAVRHLGVDEIEMPMTPMRVWHAIQHGTTDAGGTGNQAGGGLGSIDASGGAL; from the coding sequence ATGACCGCCACGATCGAGCCCGAGATCGGAAAGTCCCGTCGCCGCAAGGAAGACGAGCGGCTGATCACCGGCCGCACCCGCTGGACCGACAACATCGTGCTGCCCGGCCTGCTCCACCTCGCCGTGCTCCGCAGCCCGCTGGCGCACGCGAAGATCGTCTCCATCGACACGTCGGCAGCCAGGGGCGAGCCCGGGGTCATCGCCGTCTATACCGGCCGGGACCTCGACCCCGAGAGCGCCATCGGCATGCCGTGCGCGTGGCCGATCACGCCGGACATGAAGGCCCCGCGCCGTCCCGTGCTCGCCGCCGACCAGGTGAACTTCGCCGGTGAGGGTGTGGCCGTGGTCGTCGCGCGCACCGCGGCGGAGGCGCACGACGCGCTCGAGAAGATCGACGTCGAATACGACGAGCTGCCGGTGATCCTGGACATGGAGGCCGCGCTCGCCGAGGGCTCGCCGCTGGTGCACGAAGAGCTGGGCACCAACAAAAACGCGCTCTGGGTCTTCGACTCCGCCGAGGCCGGCACCGGTGGATCGGTGGACGAAGCGCTTTCGTCTTCGGAAATCGTGCTCAAGCGCCGGTTCCGCCAGCAGCGGCTGGTGCCGGCGTTCATGGAGCCACGCGCGTGTGTGGTGGACCCGACCGGCGCGCAGATCACCATGTGGGCGGCCACGCAGGTGCCGCACATCCTGCGTGTGATGTCGGCGCTGACGCTGGGCATCCCGGAGCACAAGCTGCGCGTGATCGCCCCCGACGTCGGCGGCGGCTTCGGCGGCAAGATCGGCGTGCTGCCCGAAGAGATGATGACCCTGATCATCGCGCAGAAGCTCGGGAAACCGGTGAAGTGGAACGAATCCCGGTCCGAGACGATGGTGGCCGCGCACCACGGCCGCGACCAGATCCAGGACATCACCATCGCCGCGAACGCCGACGGCACCGTCACCGGGCTGAAGGTCGAGCTGATGGCCGGCCTCGGCGCGTACAACGGCCTGGTCGGGCCGGGCGTGCCGATCCTCGGCGCGTTCATGTTCAACGCCATCTACAAGATCCCGGCGTACCACTTCGCCTGCACCAACGTGTTCACCACGACCACGCTCACCGACGCCTACCGCGGCGCCGGCCGGCCCGAGGCCACGTTCGCGATCGAGCGGATCATGGACGAGCTCGCCGACGAGCTGGGCCTGGACCCGTTGGAGCTGCGGGAGAAGAACTGGATCAAGCACGAGGAGTTCCCGTTCACCACGGTGGCCGGGCTGACCTACGACTCGGGCAACTACGAGGCCGCCACGGAAAAGGCCAAGGAGCTGTTCGGCTACGACAGCCTGCGCCGCGAGCAGGCTTCCCGGCGGGAGGCGAACGACCCGGTCCAGCTGGGCATCGGCATCTCGACGTTCACCGAAATGTGCGGACTGGCCCCTTCGCGGGTGCTCGGCTCGCTGGACTACGCGGCGGGCGGCTGGGAGTACGCGTCGATGCGGGTGCTGCCCACCGGCAAGATCGAGGTGACCACCGGCGCTTCGGCGCACGGCCAGGGGCACGAGACGGCGTGGAGCCAGATCGTCGCCGACCAGCTGGGGGTGCCGTTCGAGGACGTGGAAATCCTGCACGGCGACACGCAGTCCTCGCACAAGGGCATGGACACCTATGGCTCGCGTTCGCTGGTGGTAGGCGGCATCGCCGTGGTCAAGGCCGCGGAGAAGGTGATCGCCAAGGCCAAGCCGATCGCCGCGCACCTGCTGGAGTGCTCGGAGGACGACCTCGAGTTCGCCGGTGGCAAGTTCACCGTGAAAGGCACGGATTCCTCGACCACGATCCAGGACGTCGCGTTCACCGTGTTCGCCGCGCACAACCTGCCCGACGGCATCGAGCCCTCGCTCGACTCCGACGCCACGTTCGACCCGGAGAACTTCTCCTACCCGCACGGCACGCACCTGTGCGCGGCCGAAGTGGACACCGAGACCGGCCGGATCAAGCTGCGTTCGTACGTCTGCGTGGACGACGTCGGAGTGGTCGTGAACCCGCTGATCGTGGAGGGCCAGGTGCACGGCGGGCTAGCGCAGGGCATCGCGCAGGCGCTGTTCGAGGAGGCCGTGCACGACGAAAGCGGCACGCTGACCACGGGCACCTTCGCCGACTACCTGCTGCCTTCGGCGGCCGACCTGCCGTCGTTCACCACGGCCCGCACCGAGACGCCGTCGACCACGAATCCGTTGGGCGCCAAGGGAGTCGGGGAGGCGGGCACGATCGCCTCGACGCCGGCGGTGGTCAACGCGGTGATCGACGCGGTGCGCCACCTCGGCGTCGACGAGATCGAGATGCCGATGACCCCGATGCGCGTGTGGCACGCGATCCAGCACGGGACGACCGACGCCGGCGGCACCGGCAATCAGGCCGGCGGCGGCCTCGGCTCGATCGACGCCTCCGGAGGTGCGCTGTGA
- a CDS encoding XdhC/CoxI family protein, translated as MRDVLDDVYRRWSAGETVGLGTVVATFSSAPREPGASMVVAPDGTVVGSVSGGCVEGAVYELAQEVVTERKPVLQRYGVSDDDAFAVGLTCGGIIDIYVEHVDRESMPELPEVVESVRAGEPVAVVTVIEHERQGLVGERMIVWPDRAAGTLGSSRMDDAVADDARGLLATGRTGTLHYGPDGQRRGEGMAVFVNSFEPPPRLLVFGAIDFAAAMARMGAYLGYQVTVCDARPVFATSSRFPDAHEVVVDWPHRYLKAEAEAGRIDARTAITVLTHDPKFDVPLLEVALGLDVGYVGAMGSRKTHDDRFARLREAGIGEAELERLSSPIGLDLGARTPEETAVSIAAEIIALRWSGTGRRLAALSGRIHN; from the coding sequence ATGCGTGACGTACTGGACGACGTGTACCGCCGCTGGTCGGCGGGCGAAACGGTCGGACTCGGCACGGTGGTGGCCACGTTCTCCTCCGCGCCGCGCGAGCCCGGCGCGTCGATGGTGGTGGCCCCCGACGGCACGGTCGTCGGCAGTGTGTCCGGCGGCTGCGTCGAGGGCGCGGTGTACGAGCTGGCCCAGGAGGTCGTCACCGAGCGCAAGCCGGTGCTGCAGCGGTACGGCGTGAGCGACGACGACGCGTTCGCCGTCGGGCTGACCTGCGGCGGGATCATCGACATCTACGTGGAGCACGTGGACCGCGAGTCGATGCCGGAGCTGCCCGAGGTCGTGGAATCGGTGCGGGCCGGGGAGCCGGTCGCCGTGGTCACGGTGATCGAGCACGAGCGCCAGGGCCTCGTGGGCGAGCGCATGATCGTGTGGCCGGACCGCGCGGCGGGCACGCTCGGCTCTTCGCGCATGGACGACGCCGTGGCCGACGACGCGCGCGGCCTGCTCGCCACCGGCCGCACCGGGACCCTGCACTACGGCCCGGACGGCCAGCGCCGCGGCGAGGGCATGGCGGTGTTCGTCAACTCGTTCGAGCCGCCGCCGCGCCTGCTCGTCTTCGGCGCGATCGACTTCGCCGCGGCGATGGCGCGCATGGGCGCGTACCTCGGCTACCAGGTGACGGTCTGCGACGCGCGGCCGGTGTTCGCCACCAGCAGCCGGTTCCCGGACGCGCACGAGGTGGTCGTCGACTGGCCGCACCGCTACCTCAAGGCGGAGGCCGAAGCCGGGCGCATCGACGCCCGCACGGCCATCACGGTCCTCACCCACGACCCCAAGTTCGACGTGCCGCTGCTGGAGGTCGCGCTGGGCCTGGACGTCGGCTACGTCGGCGCCATGGGCTCCCGCAAAACCCATGACGACCGTTTCGCGCGCCTTCGCGAAGCGGGCATCGGTGAGGCCGAGCTGGAACGGCTGTCCTCGCCGATCGGCCTCGACCTCGGCGCCCGCACCCCGGAGGAGACCGCGGTGTCCATCGCGGCGGAGATCATCGCGCTGCGCTGGAGCGGCACCGGACGACGGCTGGCCGCCTTGTCGGGACGCATCCACAACTGA
- a CDS encoding GGDEF domain-containing protein, producing MWSVARKRWIVYAAGCELVATVAVIGGLAVEFGGPVRPVSFLVLVGLGIAQAEMARRIERARRWMSGQTHINVTSVWYLAGAFLLPPAWVALLALVLYLHLWLRVWRGVRTRPAHRFAASTAWAMLSCFAASAVLTVDGLNQAGLETWRGVFALVLAAAVFELVNVALVAVGIYLYTASRAAADLIGTWEDNAFELATLCLGGLAALALVAQPVLVVFVVAPLLLLHRYLLLKQQLQVAAVTDEKTGLLNTAGWHDLATREYTRARRRGPGSEFAVLMIDLDHFKRINDTYGHLTGDEVLAAVAVAIEDSVRTSDTVGRFGGEEFVVLLPATGDTHVMGIAERVRVAVGELAVVVSGSARVDGLSVSVGVACYPAAGATLDQVLRSADAALYRAKDAGRNRVAV from the coding sequence ATGTGGTCCGTCGCCCGGAAACGCTGGATCGTGTACGCGGCCGGGTGCGAGCTGGTGGCCACGGTGGCCGTGATCGGCGGGCTGGCGGTCGAGTTCGGCGGCCCGGTGCGGCCGGTGTCGTTCCTGGTGCTGGTCGGGCTCGGCATCGCGCAGGCTGAGATGGCGCGGCGGATCGAGCGGGCGCGCCGGTGGATGAGCGGCCAGACGCACATCAACGTCACGTCCGTCTGGTACCTCGCCGGTGCCTTCCTGCTGCCGCCCGCGTGGGTCGCGTTGCTCGCGCTCGTGCTGTACCTGCATCTGTGGCTGCGCGTCTGGCGAGGCGTGCGTACGCGGCCCGCGCATCGCTTCGCAGCCAGCACGGCGTGGGCCATGCTTTCCTGCTTCGCCGCTTCTGCCGTGCTGACGGTCGACGGCCTCAACCAGGCCGGCCTCGAAACCTGGCGCGGGGTGTTCGCGCTGGTGCTGGCGGCGGCCGTGTTCGAGCTGGTGAACGTCGCGCTGGTCGCGGTCGGGATCTACCTCTACACGGCCAGCCGCGCGGCCGCGGACCTGATCGGCACCTGGGAGGACAACGCCTTCGAGCTGGCGACCCTGTGCCTCGGCGGGCTGGCCGCGCTCGCGCTGGTCGCGCAGCCGGTGCTGGTGGTCTTCGTGGTCGCCCCGTTGCTGCTGCTGCACCGTTATCTGCTGCTGAAACAGCAGTTGCAGGTCGCCGCCGTCACGGACGAGAAGACCGGCCTGCTGAACACCGCCGGCTGGCACGACCTCGCCACCCGCGAGTACACCCGCGCGCGCCGGCGCGGCCCGGGCAGCGAGTTCGCCGTGCTGATGATCGACCTCGACCACTTCAAGCGGATCAACGACACGTACGGCCACCTGACCGGCGACGAGGTGCTGGCCGCGGTCGCCGTGGCGATCGAGGATTCGGTGCGCACCAGCGACACCGTCGGCCGGTTCGGCGGCGAGGAGTTCGTGGTGCTGTTGCCCGCCACCGGCGACACGCACGTGATGGGCATCGCCGAACGCGTCCGCGTCGCGGTGGGGGAGCTGGCCGTGGTCGTCTCCGGTTCCGCCCGGGTCGACGGGCTTTCGGTCTCCGTCGGCGTCGCGTGTTACCCGGCGGCCGGCGCCACTCTCGACCAGGTGCTGCGCTCCGCCGACGCCGCGCTCTACCGGGCGAAGGACGCCGGGCGCAACCGCGTCGCCGTGTGA
- a CDS encoding nucleotidyltransferase family protein — translation MLLAAGAGRRFGGPKALAELDGEPLVRRALRTLVEAGCEPVRVVVGAAAGEVRALLPDPALAVYAKGWEGGMGASLRAGLTALGDVDGPEAALVHLVDLPWVGADVIARVAAGASENVVARAAYDGVPGHPVLLGRRWWAEIAGSARGDRGARDWLATRADLRLVECGDLGSGRDVDHRADLGGS, via the coding sequence CTGCTTTTGGCGGCCGGGGCCGGACGGCGGTTCGGCGGGCCGAAGGCGTTGGCCGAGCTGGATGGTGAGCCGCTGGTTCGACGGGCGTTGCGCACGCTCGTCGAGGCGGGGTGTGAGCCGGTCCGGGTGGTCGTCGGTGCGGCGGCTGGGGAGGTTCGGGCCTTGCTGCCTGACCCCGCGCTCGCCGTGTACGCCAAGGGTTGGGAAGGCGGCATGGGTGCTTCGCTGAGAGCTGGTCTGACCGCGCTCGGTGACGTCGACGGGCCCGAAGCCGCTCTGGTGCACCTCGTCGACCTGCCGTGGGTGGGCGCCGACGTGATCGCGCGGGTGGCCGCCGGGGCGAGCGAGAACGTCGTCGCACGCGCGGCGTACGACGGAGTGCCCGGGCACCCCGTGCTGCTGGGCCGCCGTTGGTGGGCCGAGATCGCCGGTTCCGCCCGGGGGGACCGCGGCGCCCGCGACTGGCTGGCCACCCGCGCCGACCTGCGCCTGGTCGAGTGCGGAGACCTGGGCAGCGGCCGGGATGTCGACCACCGCGCCGACCTGGGCGGCAGCTAG